The Nitrospiraceae bacterium genome segment TTTTGCAATTCAATCCGCATGCATAACATGAGATCATGCAGTCAGGCGTTATGCTTTCTTTAAGAGCATTTTCATATTCTTTATATAAGATTTGTTTTTTAATCCCTGTATCGATAAAATCCCATGGCAGACGCTCTTCTTTTTCAAATGTTCTTTCTGCATATGCTGATGCATCAATTCCTGTCTCATCCATTGCCTGCCGCCATTTTTCAAAATCAAAAGACTCCCCCCATCCATCCAATCTGCATCCCAGCGACCATGCCTTTTCAATCAAGAAAGAGAGTTTCTCGTCTCCCCTTGCAAATACTGCCTCAAGCAAGCTCATGTTCATATCATGGCTTTTGAATTTGAATTTTTTTCTCATGAAGAATTCCCTGAGATAATTCATCTTTCTTTTTATCTCGCTGATATTGTTCTGACCATACCACTGAAACGGAGTATGCGGTTTTGGAACAAAAGGAGATATCCCGATATTTATATTAACGAATCTTCCTGTGTGTTCTTTTGCAGTTTTGAGAGCCTTCATTGCCATCTCAGGAATAGCTGCAATGTCCTCATCTGTCTCTGTTGGAAGCCCGATCATAAAATAAAGCTTTATATTCTGCCAGCCTTCCTTAAAAAGAAGTTTCAGGCTTCTGTCATAATCTTCTTCTGAAAAATTTTTGTTTATGACAGAACGCAGTCTTGCTGTTCCTGCTTCAGGCGCGATCGTAAAACCAGTTTTCCGCACTGTTTTTATCTCTTTTAAAACCTCTTTGTTTACAGCTCCAACTCTTAATGAAGGCAGGGATAGAGATATGTTTCTTCCATGAAAACATTGGTTGACTCCTCTGAGCAGGGGAATAAGCGATGAGTAATCGCCGGCGCTCAAAGACGTGAAAGACAATTCGTCGTAACCAGTGTTTTTAAGGGAATTCTCTGCTATTCTTAATATATTTTCAGGGCTTCTCTCTCTCAAAGGCCTGTAAATAATTCCAGCCTGACAGAACCTGCATCCCATTGTGCATCCTCTAGAAACCTCGATATTCACCCTGTCGTGAACTATTCCCATATAAGGCACGATCGGAGAATCAGGATACGGGGCAGAATCAAGTGATTCGATAAATCGCCTTTTAACAAGATATTCAGATGACAAAGAATTATGAACAGAGGGAACATAAATCCCCTGTATCTCAGAGAGTAATTTCAGAATTGTCTTTTTCTTCCCGTCTCCTTGTTTTTTCCATTTTCTATATGCATCCAATATTTCTACAACAGCTTCTTCGCCGTCGCCTATTAAAAATGCATCAATAAAAGCAGACATTGGCGCTGGATTAACAGTACATGGACCGCCGGCAATAATAAGCGGCCAATCACCATCAATTCTTTCAGATGTTTTTAAAGGAATTCCTGACAGAGAAAGCATGTTCAAAACAGATGTGTATGAAAGTTCATACTGAAGACTGAACCCGACAATATCAAAGTTTTTTAAAAGTGTTTGTGTCTCGAGCGATGAGAGCAGAATCCCTTTATTTTTCATCTCATTTTCCATGTCAAGCCATGGGTGAAAAGCTCTTTGCGCAGATGCGTATGGAAGCTCATTGATTATTTTATATAGGATTTTAAGCCCGAGATGCGACATGCCGATCTCATAAACATCAGGGAATGCAAGCGCAACATTGACTTCTCCATGTTTATGAATGGAGTTTATCTCATTGTTTATGTATCTGCTTGGTTTTTGAAAAAGAGAGTAATTCACATTTTAGGATAACATTGTAAAACTTTGTTTTACAATAAGACTGTATACTTTACATATGGCAAATAGAGTACGAATTGGGAGAATCTAATTTATCTTTAAAATAACATAGCAATTCAGCTAAAATGCATGAAAAACAGGGAGGGCAAATGGAAGCAAAAAATATGAAAACAATGGGGCTTTTGGTTCAGTTTATCGGACTGGTAATTCTAATCCTTGGTTTAAATGGGTTTTTCATTTTCACTGCTACTGTTCTGTATTTTCCCTTGCTTATCGTAGCAATAATTGTCTTTGTAGTATGCCTTTTCAAGGGCGGTGCAATGCACAAAAGAGGAAAAGAGCTGGAAAAGCAGTAAGGTATAATAAGTTTCATGTTTATTGCTGGATTAACAGGGAATTACGGCATGGGCAAGAGCGCTGTGCTTGCTATCTTTAGAAAACTTGGGGCGCTGACAGTTGATACTGATACTCTTGTTCATAAGCTTCTTAATGAAAAAAATATTATTAATAAAATCAAAAAACTTTTTGGAAATGACGTGTTTGATGCAAAAAGCAAGGTCATAAGAAAAAAAGTTGCTGAAAAAGTATTCATTAACAAGAAGCTGAGAACAGAGCTCGAAGACATTCTTCACCCTTTGGTATTTAAAGAAATACAAAAAATAAAAATAAAACCAAAAAACAAAAACAAACTGATCATAGTGGAAGCTCCTGTTATATTTGAGCGCGGTTATGAGAAGAATTTCGATAGGACAATCACTGTTTTTGCAGGTAAGAAAACAACATTAAAAAGATTGGGCAAAAGCGGAATAAGTCCTGAGACCGCGAGACAAAGGCTTGGATGCCAAATGCCTATAGAGAAAAAGATAAAGATGTCTGATTTTTCTGTGAATAACAGCAAGACTCTCCAGCAGACAAAAAAACAGGCAGCAGAGATATTCAGGAAACTTCTGGTAGCTAAACTCGCCTCTGAAGGAAAGGTCGAGCAAATTAAAAAGATTGCAGGCAGGCCTTTTTATATTGAAGGGAAAGTTATTAAAGGCGCTGGTCGGGGTGGTAAAATTCTTCACATTCCTACTGCAAATTTATCTGTCTCGGAAGGAACTGATATTAAAGAAGGTGTTTATGCTGTAAAAGTTATCTTTGATAAGCACATTTACAATGGCGCTGCGAATATCGGCACAAATCCGACTTTCGGAGATACTGCTGTGAATTATGAGGTGCATTTGTTTGATTTTGCAAAGAATCTGCTTGGGAAAAAACTAAGGGTTAATTTCATCAAGCGCATAAGAGACGAGAAAAAATTTCCAAGCATAAAGGCTCTTGAAGTGCAAATAAAAAAGGATATTAATAGGGCAAAACAGATGCTTAGTAATAAATATGAAAAAACCTGAATTGCTTGCTCCTGCCGGAGATTTTGAGAAACTAAAAATAGCGATACACTATGGCGCCGATGCTGTGTATCTCGGTGATTCAAGGTTCAGCCTCAGGGGAAAGGCAGGAAATTTCAATCCTGATGAACTAAAAGAAGCTGTAGATTATGCGCACAAAAACAATGTCCGTGTCTATATCACAGCAAATATCTTTCCTCATAACAAAGATATCGAAGAGATAAGAGAACACGTCGACTTGCTAAAAACTGTTAAACCGGATGCAGTGATAGTCTCTGACCCCGGGATATTCAACATGCTCAGACAGAAAGCTCCTGAGATCAAGCTGCACATAAGCACGCAGGCGAATATCACAAATGCTGAATCAGCAAAATTCTGGGAATCACTTGGAGCAAAGAGGCTTATACTTTCAAGAGAGCTTTCATTCGATGAGATAAAAGAGATTCGCAAAAAAATAAAAATAGAACTCGAGGTATTCGTGCATGGCTCTATGTGCATATCTTATTCAGGAAGGTGCTACATAAGCAGTTTTCTTACTTCTCGCAGCGCAAACACAGGAGAATGCACTCATTCATGCAGGTGGAATTATGTTCTTATGGAAGAAACAAGAGACGGTAAATATCTTCCGGTTTTTGAAGATGAAAGAGGAACCTATATCATGAGTTCAAAAGACCTCTGCATGATAGAGCACATGCCTCTGCTCGTTGATGCCGGAATAGACAGTATAAAAATAGAAGGAAGGATGAAGGGCATAAATTATGTAGCAGGTGTAGTAAAGACTTACAGAGAAGCGATAGATGCCCTTTCAGAGAAAGATTACAAGGTGAATCCAAGATGGATGAGAGAGCTTTCTATGTTCAGCAGCAGGGGATATACAACAGGAATGTTTTTTGGGAAGCAGCCTGATGACGGATACAATTTCGATGGAGAGAGTTACAGAATGAGCCATGAACTGGTAGGCATTGTTCTTGAAATAAATAGCGGAAATGCAAAGGTTGAGATGAGAAACAGGTTTGATGCAGGAGAGTCCGTAGAATATCTTTCTCCAGGACTTGAAGAAAAAAGCTTTGAGATAAATTCAATAAAAAATTTACAAGGCAATGATATTACCTCGGCAAGAAATGAGGATATAGTTTTTATTCAGGTTCCAGAAGGTGTGAGGCCGAATGATCTGATAAGAAGGAAAAAGAATTTCAGGCAGCAGCCATGATTGGCAAGTCCATTTTTATTTATTAGATTTATTTATCTTTCTTCAATCTGATACAATTTTAATATGACTGAATATATATTTTTCTGTCTAGACAGACATGCTTATTCAATAATAACGAGGTAATTAATGGAATCCACCGGAAAAAAACAGAAAGTTGCTCTGAGCTCAGTCATAGCAAGTTTTTTTTTAACAGCAATAAAACTGTTTGTTGGCATTGTTACAGGAAGCATAGGCATTATCTCAGAAGCTGCGCATTCAGGGCTGGATTTTGGTGCAGCGTCTCTGACATATTTTGCTGTCAGGGTCAGCGATAAACCTGCTGATAAAGACCATCATTACGGACACGCCAAAGTAGAGAATGTTACTGCCTTAATTGCAACAGGTCTTTTACTTATAACCAGCGCATGGATTATTTATGAAGCAGTTCATAGATTAACTTCTAAAACTGTTGAAGTACAGGTAACATGGTATTCCATACTAGTTATTGTATTTTCCATAATTATTGATTTCTCCAGAGCTAGAGCATTAAAAAAAGTTGCTAAAGAAACTCACAGCCAGGCATTAGAAGCAGATGCTCTGCATTTCAGCTCAGACATTCTAAGCTCTGTAATGGTGCTGGTCGGTCTTGTGTTTGTTGCAATAGGCTGGAAATGGGCTGATGCTGCTGCAGGTTTAGCTGTTGCATTATTAGTTGCCTATGCAGCTTTTGGTCTTGGCAAAAAAACAATTGATGTGTTGTTAGACACTGCACCCGAGGGCATCACCGATCAAATTACTGAGATAGCTAAAAGTGTTAACGGAGTGGTTGATATAGAAAAGATCAGAGTTAAGCAGGCAGGCCCTTTTGTTTTTGTTGAAATGAGCGTAAAAGTAAGCAGAGTGCTCACTCTTGAAAATGTCGGGGTGATTTGCAGCACCATCGAAAACAAGATAAAAGAATTGATTCCTGAGGCTGATATTATAATTAATACAAAACCGATTGCTCTGGATTGCGAAACTATTGCAGAGAGGGTTCAAGTAATAGGCTCAAAACATAATCTCAATGTGCACGATGTTTCTGCGGATATTTTAGGAGATAAAAAGCATATTGCATTTGATGTTGAAGTAGCGCCTGACCTCACAATCAAGGAAGCGCATGATGTTGTCTCCACACTCGAAAAAGAAATAAAAAATGAATTTGACGGAGATCTGGACATCAGCGTGCATATCGATCCTTTGCCTGTAGAGGAAAAAGCAAGCCGGCATTTATCTCCTGAGGAAGATGCTGTGAAAAAAAATATAATCATTCAGAGCTCTGATACCATCGAAAAAATTAAAGAGGTTCATGATATTCAGATAAGAAAAACAGAAAAAGAAAAACTCTTTATATCTCTGCACTGTTCTTTTGAAGACAATGTCATCCTTGAAGAAGTGCATTCGATTACGAGCCGGCTTGAGCGTCTGATCTATGAAAAGATCCCCAATACCAGCAGAGTTGTTATTCACGCCGAACCCCTTTTTGCAAAAGAGTAAAGTCTGCTAGATTTAGCAGCTCATTTACGCATCAATCGCAGCATTAAGAGATATATAAAAGGACTAATGAAGATGTTAAATTTGGGATATTCCGCAATGCTGATGATGCAATAAATACTGTCCTTAAAAAACATATGCAAAAAAAAGCAGGCAATACCTTAAAATTCAAGACCTAACCCCCCATGATATTTGTCAAATTTTCTTGTCTTGCTCTATTGCTTTTCGTATGATATCAAGAAACCAGTTAATAATATTGTTAAGCAGTTACTGAATCTATTCACATCTTAAAGGAGATTTTCTGCAATGGACATTCCACGGATCTTCAACATCAGTGAAAGTGCTCACCGCATCCATAACCCGTTCACACCCGAAAAACTCGCCACTCTCGGCGCTGCGCTGCGTCTGAAATCAGGGGACCGAGTGCTCGACCTCGGCAGCGGTTCGGGGGAGATGCTGTGCACCTGGGCACGCGATTACGGCATCACTGGCACTGGCATTGACATGAGCCAGTTGTTCACCGAGCAAGCGAAACTCCGTGCAAAAGAACTCGGCGTCGCGGATCAAGTAAAGTTCATCCATGGCGATGCTGCCGGCTATGTCTCTGAAGAGAAGGTTAGTATGGCAGCCTGTGTCGGTGCCACTTGGATCGGTGGGGGTTTTGCAGGCACTATCGAGCTTCTGACGCAGAGCCTGTGTGCTGGAGGGATCATCCTCATCGGCGAGCCCTACTGGCGGCAGTCACCGCCTACGGAAGATGTTGCCAAGGGGTGTCTTGCCAACTCGATCTCCGACTTTCTCGCGCTTCCAGAGCTTCTGACCTCTTTCGGCCATCTCGGCTACAACGTCGTTGAAATGGTTCTGGCAGACCAAGACAGTTGGGACAGATACGAGGCGGCCAAATGGCTCACCATGCGCCGATGGCTTGAAGCCAATCCCGACGACGAGTTCGCGAAAGATGTTCGAGCCAAACTGACCTCTGAACCAGAGCGCTACGCCGCTTATACGCGTGAATACCTGGGCTGGGGTGTGTTTGCGCTGATGAAGCGGTGATAAGGGGGACTCAGAAAGTGGGGGAAATCCGTCATGCCTAATAACTCTTTTAAGCCGATGCCGCTTTGCAGCTCGGCTTAATTCAGGCGTTAAACACTCCTATCACACAAATCATTGCTTCAGGCTCTTTTTAAAAACTGCGGATAAGCAGGCAAACTCACCACTCACGCATCAATCGCAATATTGATTTTTAGGTTCTTTTCTTCCTCTCCAATTTTCAAAAATTCCCTTGCAGCGAGATTAACTTTATTTTTTGTCGGAGATTTCATGAGCAGAGAATATTCCTTCTGACCTTTTTTTGTCATGGAAAGTGACGGGCCGAGAATTTCCATATCCTCATTTTCTTTTAAGAGCTTCTGGATTCTGTCTTTTACTTTTTTCTCGTTGTAATCCCTGCCCTTGAAAGTAATTATCGCAAGCTTTGAATATGGAGGATATAGCATTGCCTTTCTCCTGCTCAGTTCTTCATTGCAGAATGAATCATAATCATAGTTTCTTAAAAACCTGTAAACATCATTCTGCGGCATTCTGGTTTGCAGGAATATCCTGCCTTCAGGCTTTACTCTGTCAGCAATGGCGTATATCTCCTGATATGCCTTTTCTGCAGACCTAAAATCAGGAAGGTTCAGGTAAAAATCTGCATTCAATACAGCTGCCATGCCTAATCCTTCATGTGTGTCATGCAGATTAAGTCTTTTTGTGAGAAGTTTTGTGCCGAGCAGTATTGCCTCGCCTTTTATCATCTCAGAGAATGATTCTAGGTCTGCCTTGCCTTGTATCTTGTCGCTGTCGAGCCTTATTGGCTGGATATTGAAAAGTTTTTTTATGCTCTCTTCTATTCTCTGGATGCCGGCGCCTGTGAGCGCAACCTTAAAACTTTTGCATTTTGAGCATGAATCAACGATTTTTGTTTTGATACCGCAGTAACTGCATCTCAATGATTTATCTTCATTGTGCAATACAAGCGGGATCCCGCATTTGCTGCATGTCTCTATATTTTCGCACTCTTTGCATGAGAGCATCGAGTATCCTTTTTTATTTATCACGAACATTATCCGCTCGTTCTTTTTTATTGCTGATGAAGCAGCGTCAACAACTGTTTTTGAGAGATTGGGGTTTGGCTGTTTTTCATTGTACATGTTCACGATTCTTATAGCAGGTTTTTTGAGAATGGCCGATGGTTTCAAAAGTGTGTATTTATTTTTTTTAGCATTATATATGGATTCAATTGACGGACAGATTGAGGATAGAACAACAGTGGTTTTTTCAAGAAGCCCCCTCATTACAGCAATGTCTCTTGCATTGTATCTGAAGCCTTCCTCAGTTTTATAAGAGGTGCTCTGCTCATGCATAACAATAATCATGGAAGGATTTTTCAGAGGGGCGAATATTGCAGAGCGTGTTCCGAGCACAACATTGCATTCACCGGAAATTATCTTTGAGTATGCTTCTGAACGTTGTCCTTTAGTCACACTGCTGTGTAGAATACAGAGCTTTTCTCCAAATATTTTTTTAAGATATGGCGCAATATGATTAAGCTGTACTATCTCAGGCACTAAAACAATTGCCTTCATATCAGGCTTTAAAAGTTTTGTCATGAATGAAATTTCATACAATGAGCTCGGCGCATGCATAAGAAAAGTTTTATATTCTTTTTGTGATATGGATTCATTGATTTTCGAGAGTATATTTTCATCTACATCAAGGAGAATCTCTGGAATCTCAGTTTCTTTTTCTGCTTTAACAGACTTGCGCTGCTTCACTGGCTTGAACACTTCTTTTGTAAGCATGCTTTTTAGAACAATGCCTTTGTTTGCGATGTAATAGTCTGACATCCATTCGAGCAGATTTAAAAGAGGCGGCTCAAGCATAGGCGATTCACCATGAACCTCGCTTATGGTTTTTATTTCACCTTTTATAGTTTTTGAGGATTTGCCGAGTATAATTCCAAATGATATATGTTTTTTTAACGGCGCAGAAACGAACATGCCGGGCAGGGCTTTTTCATTCAGATGTTCAGGACATTTGTAAGTCAAAGGACCAAGATTAAGAGGAAAAACAACATCAATAAATTCCATGATGGATTTTAGCACAGAAAACAAAGGTTTATCAGATACAAAAATGTTCACGAGAAGAAGGCAGAAAGAAGGAATAATTCTTTTAAAAATTTTTCTTTTTTTGTATTATTCAGAAGCTGTGAAAATTCAGCAAAACATAGGGAGATTTTGATAAAAAATGAAACGTTCTAGAAAAATAGCCCTAACCCTCTTAGCATCAGTATCTTTAATGATAACCGGATGTGACCAAGAACAAGAAGTAAAACAAGAGATATACACATCAAAAGAAAAATGTTCAGAAGACTGGGGTTCGGACAAATGCCAGGACGATCGCACCACAAACAGATGGTGGGGTCCTTCGTATTATTACTACAGAGGATATCCTTATTATCTTGGTCGTGACAACACACCAAGGCCGCTTGAGGCAAATGCAAAGTTCTCTAATGTTAAGGAAGGCGCTCTCTCCCATAATTCAACAGGGACTGTTGCATCAAGGCATGTTGTCCGAGGCGGATTTGGGAAATCATCTTCGTTTCACAGCTCAAGATCGTAATGAAAAGAGTTTTGGTTCCGCCCCGCAATAACTGGCAGAAAAGCCTTGAAGACTTGGGTTTTTCTTTTCATTCAATCGGAGGAATTTACTGGAATGAGGGTGTTTGTTATGAATTCGAGAGCAAGGAAATCGACCGCATCGAGGCAATAACAGAAGATATGAATAACATGTGTCTGAACGCAGTTGAACATGTTATAAAAAATGACCTGTTTCACAGACTGAGAATTAATAAAGAGTGGGCGCAATTCATAAAGAAATCTTGGGAAAGAAAAGACTTGACCATTTACGGCAGGTTTGATTTTTCTTATGACGGAAAATCAGAGCCAAAACTTCTTGAATATAATGCTGATACGCCTACTGCATTATATGAATCCAGCGTTATCCAATGGTTCTGGCTTCAGGATGTTTTTCCTAAATATGACCAGTTCAATTCGATACATGAGAAACTTGAAGATGTATTTTTAAAATTAAAAAATAAGATGGGAATTTTTGATAAGCTTTATTTTACGTGCGTTGAGCACCACAAAGAAGATTTTGTGACAACAGAATACATGAGAGATGTTGCTTCCCAAAAAGGGATTGCTACAAAGCAGATATATATTAATGACATTGGTTTTAGCAAGGAAACATCAAGATTCTATGATCTTGATGAAGAGGAGATTAAATATCTTTTCAAGCTTTACCCATGGGAATGGATAGTAAGCGATGAATTTGGAGATATGGTTCTAAATGAGACAGTGAATTTCTTTGAGCCTGCGTGGAAGATGATCCTTTCGAACAAAGGGATTATGGCAATCATGTGGGAAATGTATCCAGAACATCCAAACCTGCTGCCTTGCTATTTTGAATCGTCAAAAATAAAAGACAACTATGTGAGAAAACCGTTATTATCAAGAGAAGGCGCTAATATTAAGATATTCGGCAAGAATATTTCTTCTGAAGAAACAGGAGGAAGTTACGGTAAAGAGGGATACGTATATCAGGAATTAAAAGAACTTCCATGTTTTGATGGAAACTATCCTGTGATAGGCTCGTGGATGGTGGATGGCCAGCCAGCCGGCATAGGAATAAGAGAAGACCTGACAATGATAACTAAAGACACAAGCAGATTTGTGCCGCATTATTTTATATAAGGAGGACAGAGCTTATGTTTGAAAAGATTTATTTTAATTTGTCTTTTGCAGGGGTAGGTAGTTTTCTCCTGTATTTTGTTGCAGCCATTGGTCTATTAATTGTTTTTGTGAGAGTTTATACGTGGATAACTCCATATAAAGAATTTATTCTGATATCCAACGGGAATATTGCGGCAAGCTACAGTTTAAGCGGAGCATTAATAGGTTTTTCAATCCCACTTGCAAGCGCTATATCCCACAGTGTGAGCCTGCTGGATATGATATCTTGGGGATTTGTTGCTTTTGTGATTCAGGTAATCACTTTTCTGGCAGTTAAGATTATCTTTCCTACAATTGTAAAAGACATACCTGAGAATCATATATCAAAAGGAATTTTTCTGGGCGTATTGTCTCTGGTAATAGGAATAATAAATGCCGCTTGCATGACATATTAAATTTGAGTAAGAATCATAAATTTTTCTTTGGGATAAAAAAATGAAAGACCCGAATATAATGACTCAGATGGCAAATATTCTGGAGAATGCTTTTTTCGGCACTGTTACTACAGATATTTCTTTACTGGTTCGTTACTGGAACAGAAAGATGGAGTCTCTTACAGGAATAAAAAGAGTAGATGCGCTTGGCAAGCCTATTCTCGATCTTCTTCCATGGCTTGCAGAAGAGATTGTAAAAACATGCATGCAAAAGAATGTGGATATATATGATTCTAAAGGCAAGGGAACTACGCTGAAGATAACATCGATCAGAGGCCAGTCAGGCGGATTTATTTTGTTATTTGAAGAGATAATCGAAAAGAAAACACCTGAGGCCCAGACTCAGAAGTCAAAACCAGCTGCAGCTAATCCTCTTGCGTCAATATCTTCTATGCTCAAAGAATTTAAGGATATGGAAACCGCTTCTCCTGAAAGCATTGAGATGATGGACAGATCTTTGGAAGACATGAACAACGAGATAAACAAACTCAGCAGGATTACAAAGAACATTGGAAGGTTTGTTAAAGAAGCCCCCTTAGAAAAAAAACCGGCAGATGTTTCAGAGATTTTGAATCAGACACTTGATCTTTTGAAATTAGACAAGAGATTGAAAAATATCGAACTGCATAAACAATTTGAAAAAATTCCTAGACTGAAGGTAAATGCTGACCAGATCCAGCAGGTTTTTCTCAATATGATGTTAAATGCACTGGATGCAATGCCGGATGGAGGCAGGCTCGAAATTTCAATAAAAAAGACAGAAGGTTTTGCTGATATCGAATTCAAGGACAATGGCGTTGGCATTGACAGCGAGGTGATCAATAAAATATTTGATGCATTTTTTACAACAAAATCTTCAAATAAAGGTGTTGGTCTTGGCCTTAATGTAAGTAAAAATATAATCAAAAGTCATAATGGCGCTATCGATGTTAAAAGCGAGAGAGGCAAGGGAGCATCTTTTGTTATAAGACTGCCAATGGAGCAAAATGTCTGAAAGACTGCTCATAGTTGTTGAAGAAGATCCTCTTAGAGAATCGCTGGAAAGGATTTTTTTAAGCGATGGGTATGAGGTTGACAGTGTCAAGAATGCCGAGGTAGCGCTTAAAGCGCTTGATGATACATTCTATGACCTGATAATCGCAGATATAATTCTTCCCGGCATGAGCGGAATTGAGCTTTTGAGCAAAGCTAGAGAACGCGACATTGAACAGCTTGTAATAATAATAACCGGATTCCCGTCCCTTGAGACGGCTGTTGATGCTCTGAGGGCTGGGGCATATGATTATTTGGTAAAACCAATAATCTACGAAGAATTAAAAAGAGTTGTGAGAAATGCATTCAAGGAAAAAGCGCGTATTATTGAAACTCTTATCAAGAAAAAGATAGAAGAAACCTATGATTTCGAAAAAATAATCGGTGACAGCGCTGAGATAAAGGCAATTATTAATGAAGTCAAGAAGATCGCTGACTCAAAAAGCAATGTTCTTCTTTTGGGCGAAACTGGAACAGGCAAGGAACTTTTTGCAAAGGCAATTCACTATAACAGCTCACGCCGCGACAAACAGTTTATCGCTATAAACTGCAGCGCAATACCTGAGAACCTTATTGAGTCTGAACTTTTTGGTTATGCAAAGGGTGCATTTACCGGAGCTACTGCAACTAAGAGAGGTCTTTTTGAAGAGGCTGATGGAGGAACGTTTTTCCTTGATGAGATTGGAGAATTAAGCCAGCCTTTGCAGGCAAAACTGCTTCGTGTTATAGATGACCATGAGATAAGACCGCTTGGAGGTGTGCACTCCAGAAAAGTTGATATCAGATTTATAACTGCGACAAACAGAGATGTTGCAGCCCTTGTAAAAGAAGGCGCTTTCAGAGAGGATCTGTATTACAGGATTAATGTTGTTACTCTAAGACTTCCTCCTTTGAGAGAAAGAAAAGGTGACATAATAGCTCTTGCCAAACATTTTCTTGTTAAATATGCA includes the following:
- the priA gene encoding primosomal protein N', whose translation is MEFIDVVFPLNLGPLTYKCPEHLNEKALPGMFVSAPLKKHISFGIILGKSSKTIKGEIKTISEVHGESPMLEPPLLNLLEWMSDYYIANKGIVLKSMLTKEVFKPVKQRKSVKAEKETEIPEILLDVDENILSKINESISQKEYKTFLMHAPSSLYEISFMTKLLKPDMKAIVLVPEIVQLNHIAPYLKKIFGEKLCILHSSVTKGQRSEAYSKIISGECNVVLGTRSAIFAPLKNPSMIIVMHEQSTSYKTEEGFRYNARDIAVMRGLLEKTTVVLSSICPSIESIYNAKKNKYTLLKPSAILKKPAIRIVNMYNEKQPNPNLSKTVVDAASSAIKKNERIMFVINKKGYSMLSCKECENIETCSKCGIPLVLHNEDKSLRCSYCGIKTKIVDSCSKCKSFKVALTGAGIQRIEESIKKLFNIQPIRLDSDKIQGKADLESFSEMIKGEAILLGTKLLTKRLNLHDTHEGLGMAAVLNADFYLNLPDFRSAEKAYQEIYAIADRVKPEGRIFLQTRMPQNDVYRFLRNYDYDSFCNEELSRRKAMLYPPYSKLAIITFKGRDYNEKKVKDRIQKLLKENEDMEILGPSLSMTKKGQKEYSLLMKSPTKNKVNLAAREFLKIGEEEKNLKINIAIDA
- a CDS encoding glutathionylspermidine synthase family protein; this translates as MKRVLVPPRNNWQKSLEDLGFSFHSIGGIYWNEGVCYEFESKEIDRIEAITEDMNNMCLNAVEHVIKNDLFHRLRINKEWAQFIKKSWERKDLTIYGRFDFSYDGKSEPKLLEYNADTPTALYESSVIQWFWLQDVFPKYDQFNSIHEKLEDVFLKLKNKMGIFDKLYFTCVEHHKEDFVTTEYMRDVASQKGIATKQIYINDIGFSKETSRFYDLDEEEIKYLFKLYPWEWIVSDEFGDMVLNETVNFFEPAWKMILSNKGIMAIMWEMYPEHPNLLPCYFESSKIKDNYVRKPLLSREGANIKIFGKNISSEETGGSYGKEGYVYQELKELPCFDGNYPVIGSWMVDGQPAGIGIREDLTMITKDTSRFVPHYFI
- a CDS encoding DUF350 domain-containing protein; this translates as MFEKIYFNLSFAGVGSFLLYFVAAIGLLIVFVRVYTWITPYKEFILISNGNIAASYSLSGALIGFSIPLASAISHSVSLLDMISWGFVAFVIQVITFLAVKIIFPTIVKDIPENHISKGIFLGVLSLVIGIINAACMTY
- a CDS encoding PAS domain-containing protein, with protein sequence MKDPNIMTQMANILENAFFGTVTTDISLLVRYWNRKMESLTGIKRVDALGKPILDLLPWLAEEIVKTCMQKNVDIYDSKGKGTTLKITSIRGQSGGFILLFEEIIEKKTPEAQTQKSKPAAANPLASISSMLKEFKDMETASPESIEMMDRSLEDMNNEINKLSRITKNIGRFVKEAPLEKKPADVSEILNQTLDLLKLDKRLKNIELHKQFEKIPRLKVNADQIQQVFLNMMLNALDAMPDGGRLEISIKKTEGFADIEFKDNGVGIDSEVINKIFDAFFTTKSSNKGVGLGLNVSKNIIKSHNGAIDVKSERGKGASFVIRLPMEQNV
- a CDS encoding sigma-54 dependent transcriptional regulator; translation: MSERLLIVVEEDPLRESLERIFLSDGYEVDSVKNAEVALKALDDTFYDLIIADIILPGMSGIELLSKARERDIEQLVIIITGFPSLETAVDALRAGAYDYLVKPIIYEELKRVVRNAFKEKARIIETLIKKKIEETYDFEKIIGDSAEIKAIINEVKKIADSKSNVLLLGETGTGKELFAKAIHYNSSRRDKQFIAINCSAIPENLIESELFGYAKGAFTGATATKRGLFEEADGGTFFLDEIGELSQPLQAKLLRVIDDHEIRPLGGVHSRKVDIRFITATNRDVAALVKEGAFREDLYYRINVVTLRLPPLRERKGDIIALAKHFLVKYAYDIGKNVKFIDENAVKLLKDYSWPGNIREMQNIIERAVLIADKDTIHPEHLPEGIKTAESFMSEALDKALSIEDYTKGFILRHQNNIIEQKLADMLGITRKALWEKRKKWNIPKKQ